A window of Oryzias melastigma strain HK-1 unplaced genomic scaffold, ASM292280v2 sc00205, whole genome shotgun sequence contains these coding sequences:
- the emc2 gene encoding ER membrane protein complex subunit 2 isoform X2 translates to MSKKMRDKLRKWREDNRRNSEQIVDVGEELISEHASKLGDDIWIIYEQVMIAALDCSRDDLALTCLQELRKQFPDSHRVKRLAGMRLEALERYEEANKHYDAILQDDPTNTAARKRKISILKAQGKSTEAIRELNEYLEQFVGDQEAWHELSELYINEHDYGKAAFCLEELMMTNPHNHLYCEQYAEVKYTQGGLENMELSRKYFAQALRLNNRNMRALFGLYMSASHIASSPKVSAKVKKDNIKYAAWAATQINRAYKLAGRGTKETKYSVKAVEEMLESMQITMS, encoded by the exons ATGTCTAAAA AGATGCGAGACAAGCTACGCAAATGGAGAGAAGACAACCGCAGGAACAGTGAGCAAATAGTGGATGTTGGGGAAGAGCTCATCAGTGAGCATGCTTCGAAACTTGGAGATGACA TTTGGATAATTTACGAGCAGGTGATGATCGCCGCTCTGGACTGCAGTCGGGACGACTTGGCTCTG ACCTGTCTGCAGGAACTGAGGAAGCAGTTTCCTGATAGCCACAGAGTGAAGCGATTAGCGGGCATGAGGCTGGAAGCGTTGGAAAG GTACGAAGAGGCCAACAAGCACTACGATGCCATTCTCCAGGATGACCCCACCAATACG GCAGCAAGGAAACGCAAGATTTCCATTCTGAAGGCCCAGGGGAAGAGCACTGAAGCCATAAGAGAGCTCAATGAGTATCTTGAGCA GTTTGTTGGGGATCAGGAGGCGTGGCACGAGTTGTCGGAGCTTTACATTAACGAACATGA CTATGGAAAAGCTGCGTTTTGCCTGGAGGAACTGATGATGACCAACCCTCACAATCACCTTTACTGTGAGCAGTATGCAGAG GTGAAGTACACTCAGGGGGGACTGGAAAACATGGAGCTGTCCAGGAAGTACTTTGCCCAGGCGCTGAGGCTGAACAACCGAAACATGAGGGCGTTGTTCGGCTTGTATATG TCTGCAAGTCACATCGCTTCCAGTCCTAAAGTCAGTGCCAAGGTGAAAAAGGACAATATAAAATATGCTGCCTGGGCTGCCACTCAAATAAATAGAGCCTACAAG
- the emc2 gene encoding ER membrane protein complex subunit 2 isoform X1 — protein sequence MGNMASVSEMYDVGWEEMRDKLRKWREDNRRNSEQIVDVGEELISEHASKLGDDIWIIYEQVMIAALDCSRDDLALTCLQELRKQFPDSHRVKRLAGMRLEALERYEEANKHYDAILQDDPTNTAARKRKISILKAQGKSTEAIRELNEYLEQFVGDQEAWHELSELYINEHDYGKAAFCLEELMMTNPHNHLYCEQYAEVKYTQGGLENMELSRKYFAQALRLNNRNMRALFGLYMSASHIASSPKVSAKVKKDNIKYAAWAATQINRAYKLAGRGTKETKYSVKAVEEMLESMQITMS from the exons ATGGGAAACATGGCGTCTGTGTCAGAAATGTACGATGTGGGCTGGGAGG AGATGCGAGACAAGCTACGCAAATGGAGAGAAGACAACCGCAGGAACAGTGAGCAAATAGTGGATGTTGGGGAAGAGCTCATCAGTGAGCATGCTTCGAAACTTGGAGATGACA TTTGGATAATTTACGAGCAGGTGATGATCGCCGCTCTGGACTGCAGTCGGGACGACTTGGCTCTG ACCTGTCTGCAGGAACTGAGGAAGCAGTTTCCTGATAGCCACAGAGTGAAGCGATTAGCGGGCATGAGGCTGGAAGCGTTGGAAAG GTACGAAGAGGCCAACAAGCACTACGATGCCATTCTCCAGGATGACCCCACCAATACG GCAGCAAGGAAACGCAAGATTTCCATTCTGAAGGCCCAGGGGAAGAGCACTGAAGCCATAAGAGAGCTCAATGAGTATCTTGAGCA GTTTGTTGGGGATCAGGAGGCGTGGCACGAGTTGTCGGAGCTTTACATTAACGAACATGA CTATGGAAAAGCTGCGTTTTGCCTGGAGGAACTGATGATGACCAACCCTCACAATCACCTTTACTGTGAGCAGTATGCAGAG GTGAAGTACACTCAGGGGGGACTGGAAAACATGGAGCTGTCCAGGAAGTACTTTGCCCAGGCGCTGAGGCTGAACAACCGAAACATGAGGGCGTTGTTCGGCTTGTATATG TCTGCAAGTCACATCGCTTCCAGTCCTAAAGTCAGTGCCAAGGTGAAAAAGGACAATATAAAATATGCTGCCTGGGCTGCCACTCAAATAAATAGAGCCTACAAG